A genome region from Drosophila simulans strain w501 chromosome 2R, Prin_Dsim_3.1, whole genome shotgun sequence includes the following:
- the LOC6735603 gene encoding uncharacterized protein LOC6735603: MFAFIDTIEKPPLGGRKSFMPIPEAKLVDDVVSYIAKPEFYSTVQAALKLQRFFYVQYSELAAKLETDLTAVLTRLEAAKNNLELLRRFMDNPDKEVQSLIQIAQGVFRWVSIPPVERVTLQVGASLQMEFKLSEAEEFIKKDITSLVKQQLQHEHDIDYLQDQVNTVEMNLAVLYKHGVEN; this comes from the coding sequence atgtttgcattcATAGATACCATAGAAAAGCCGCCTCTGGGCGGCCGAAAGTCATTTATGCCCATCCCAGAGGCCAAGTTAGTTGACGACGTCGTCAGCTACATCGCCAAACCGGAGTTCTATTCGACTGTTCAAGCGGCATTGAAGCTACAACGCTTTTTCTATGTGCAATACAGCGAACTGGCTGCCAAGTTGGAGACTGACCTCACAGCAGTGTTAACCCGTTTGGAAGCTGCCAAGAATAATTTGGAACTGCTGAGGAGGTTCATGGACAATCCTGACAAGGAAGTTCAGAGCCTCATTCAAATCGCGCAGGGCGTATTCAGATGGGTGAGCATACCGCCAGTGGAAAGGGTTACCCTTCAAGTAGGCGCATCTCTGCAAATGGAATTCAAGCTGTCCGAGGCGGAGGAGTTCATCAAAAAGGACATCACCAGCCTGGTgaagcagcaactgcagcatgAGCACGATATCGACTATCTGCAGGATCAGGTGAACACGGTTGAGATGAACCTAGCCGTTTTGTATAAGCATGGAGTGGAGAATTAG
- the LOC6735601 gene encoding uncharacterized protein LOC6735601 → MESVRKANQRIRNYPVLLSKCADKATAYAVCVSRDLNVQHKICDTEFKEFLSCIRKTALEMKTKL, encoded by the coding sequence ATGGAATCGGTGCGCAAAGCCAACCAAAGAATCCGCAACTATCCAGTACTGCTGAGCAAGTGCGCGGACAAAGCCACTGCGTATGCGGTTTGCGTGTCGCGTGATCTGAACGTGCAGCACAAAATCTGCGACACCGAGTTCAAGGAGTTCCTAAGCTGCATCCGCAAGACCGCTTTGGAAATGAAGACCAAGCTCTAG
- the LOC27208944 gene encoding uncharacterized protein LOC27208944 has product MSTPQYRPPKEIQDLLDQKEQQQANQRRRTAVLPKRSWIQRNPRLFQICFITGSLLVFFSKPLFDCFIADPLPPPETKVPPHKR; this is encoded by the coding sequence ATGTCCACACCGCAGTATAGGCCTCCGAAGGAAATTCAAGACTTGCTAGACCaaaaggagcaacagcaggcaAATCAGCGCAGGCGAACCGCTGTGCTGCCCAAACGCTCGTGGATTCAGCGAAATCCACGCCTGTTCCAGATCTGCTTCATCACAGGCTCACTGCTGGTCTTCTTCTCCAAGCCCCTGTTTGACTGCTTTATCGCCGATCCTCTGCCGCCGCCGGAGACCAAAGTGCCGCCTCACAAGCGCTGA
- the LOC27206602 gene encoding GPI mannosyltransferase 1 — translation MTQTKAATTGWQRLGRRILYTSFQTHLLISALLRIALICYGQIHDSQSAVPYTDIDYKVVTDGARQVLAGDTPFARHTYRYSPIMAYLQTLNILLHPAWGKLLYATFDLLIATLIYRLVHMEIKSQYQKTVQHLLSKFNRPRDSDQSLDALDERSHPENLARASACFWLYNPLTAVISTRGSGDCFSSFFVILTIYLLLKSEHNIARSYWLIFGAGLAHGLVIHLRLYPLLFSLAYYLSLSTRLTQTPLDFLCQILRPNKQQLCLISGTLISLVAFTWTFYTMYGWEYIYEAYLYHFVRKDPRHNFSLQFLLQYLGSASSVAEPSAILKTLVLAPQFLLILYLSLSFGQFRQTLPFCIFAVAFVIVTYNSVVTSQYFIWYLAILPLCLNNFKMLSWRRCFGLLFLWLLVQALWLLPAYLLEFHTWNTFYWIGLQGAVFFVTNGYILEQLLSHYGFTQFKISYRKLL, via the coding sequence aTGACTCAAACAAAGGCTGCGACCACTGGATGGCAGCGACTAGGTCGCCGCATCCTTTACACGAGTTTTCAGACCCATCTCCTAATATCCGCTCTGCTGCGAATAGCTTTAATCTGCTACGGACAAATACACGACAGTCAGTCAGCCGTGCCCTACACGGATATAGACTACAAGGTGGTGACTGATGGAGCCCGTCAAGTTTTGGCTGGGGACACACCCTTCGCCAGGCACACTTACCGATATAGCCCAATCATGGCATATCTGCAGACCTTAAACATCCTGCTTCATCCGGCGTGGGGTAAGCTACTGTATGCGACGTTCGATCTGCTCATCGCCACACTTATTTACCGTCTGGTGCACATGGAAATCAAGAGTCAGTACCAGAAGACCGTACAGCACCTGCTCAGCAAGTTCAACAGGCCACGGGATTCGGACCAATCGCTGGATGCCCTGGATGAGCGAAGTCATCCAGAGAACTTGGCCCGCGCCTCTgcttgcttttggctttaCAATCCGCTGACGGCTGTAATATCCACACGTGGAAGCGGCGACTGCTTCTCGAGCTTTTTCGTGATACTAACCATATACCTGCTGTTAAAATCTGAGCACAATATCGCCAGGAGTTACTGGCTTATATTCGGAGCGGGCTTGGCTCACGGTCTAGTCATTCACCTCCGTCTGTATCCGTTGTTATTCAGTTTGGCATACTATTTATCGCTATCAACGCGGCTGACACAAACTCCCCTCGACTTCCTGTGCCAAATCCTGCGGCCCAACAAGCAACAACTGTGCCTGATAAGTGGAACATTGATCAGCCTAGTGGCCTTCACTTGGACCTTCTACACAATGTACGGTTGGGAATACATATACGAAGCCTACCTGTACCACTTTGTACGCAAGGACCCGCGACACAACTTCTCGCTGCAGTTCCTTCTACAGTACCTGGGCAGTGCGTCGAGTGTGGCGGAGCCTTCTGCGATCCTGAAGACTCTAGTGCTGGCTCCGCAGTTCCTGCTCATCCTCTACTTAAGCTTGAGCTTCGGTCAGTTCCGCCAGACGCTGCCATTCTGCATCTTTGCCGTGGCCTTTGTCATCGTCACCTATAATTCGGTGGTAACCTCACAGTACTTCATTTGGTACTTGGCCATTCTGCCGCTCTGTTTGAACAACTTCAAGATGCTGTCGTGGAGAAGGTGCTTCGGTCTCCTATTCCTCTGGCTGCTTGTCCAGGCGCTGTGGTTGCTGCCGGCCTATTTGCTGGAGTTTCACACATGGAACACCTTCTACTGGATTGGACTGCAAGGAGCCGTATTCTTTGTCACCAACGGATACATTTTGGAGCAGCTGTTGAGTCATTACGGGTTCACACAATTTAAGATAAGCTACAGAAAGTTACTGTAA
- the LOC6735598 gene encoding uncharacterized protein LOC6735598, producing the protein MEAEAHECRAPVSANISDSSAPPVLNISGRAKSEWNAPRIRGKKKPPPVLDAPKVNPNTFPAILSRILLKTDAPPVAPPKFNPADGTQYLCFLCLEKPESRKRVYHMFITTEKKLASDYEHTRKLYENRKEYIYTNNISVETVCARALYRRVQKKFMDVHWNKLGNVFETDMVGRSDVWGISNRVYALRIEEHERLFNYIKFLSSTKS; encoded by the coding sequence ATGGAAGCTGAAGCTCATGAATGTAGAGCACCTGTATCTGCAAACATAAGTGATTCATCAGCGCCACCTGTGCTCAATATATCCGGAAGGGCAAAGTCAGAGTGGAATGCTCCCCGCATTAGGGGCAAAAAGAAGCCCCCGCCTGTCTTGGACGCACCCAAAGTGAATCCGAACACATTTCCAGCGATATTAAGCAGGATTCTACTGAAGACCGATGCTCCACCTGTAGCTCCACCGAAGTTTAATCCAGCCGACGGCACACAGTACCTTTGCTTCCTGTGCCTCGAGAAGCCGGAGAGTCGAAAGCGCGTCTATCACATGTTCATCACGACTGAAAAGAAGCTGGCAAGCGACTACGAGCACACCAGGAAGCTGTACGAGAATCGCAAGGAGTACATATATACCAATAATATATCCGTGGAAACAGTCTGTGCACGAGCACTGTACCGCCGGGTTCAAAAGAAGTTCATGGACGTACACTGGAACAAGCTGGGCAACGTTTTTGAGACTGACATGGTCGGACGCAGTGATGTCTGGGGTATATCTAATCGAGTTTACGCTTTGCGTATCGAGGAGCACGAAAGActatttaattacataaaGTTTCTGAGCTCAACGAAGAGCTAA
- the LOC6735602 gene encoding dr1-associated corepressor encodes MPSKKKKYNARFPAGRIKKIMQSDEEIGKVAQAVPVIISRTLELFVESLLTKTLRITNARNAKTLSPSHMRQCIVSEKRFDFLKELVRNIPDISVAEEAAYNEDDVLRSSPEDQYPDSDTPYDLSLPSTSMRSQANGTAAYMRSMSLNNGAGSGGGAAATKRQFQSQLSTQQTPTTSTTLPAKLARSESTPAYTPRGRPPNHLKKQSMQLDTAIPAPICNYELNKPIVKIDYSHVQMQMPTANLCTPDASDSGSGSGAGSGAFNFDIAAPVINIDLTNIVAGGAAGSGVPPTSIGLPSATPGDNNNVNQMAGKSSAPIIPKATAASATPTETVFELDEDYDNI; translated from the exons ATGCcatcgaaaaagaaaaaatacaacgCACGCTTTCCGGCG GGGCGCATAAAGAAGATCATGCAAAGCGACGAGGAAATCGGGAAGGTGGCCCAGGCCGTGCCTGTTATCATCTCGCGCACGCTGGAGCTCTTCGTGGAGTCGCTGCTGACCAAGACGCTGCGCATCACGAATGCGCGCAACGCCAAGACGCTATCGCCATCGCACATGAGGCAGTGCATCGTGTCCGAGAAACGCTTTGACTTCCTCAAGGAGCTGGTCCGCAACATACCCGACATCAGTGTGGCCGAGGAGGCCGCCTACAACGAGGACGATGTGTTACGCAGCTCGCCAGAGGATCAGTATCCAGATTCAGACACGCCATATGATCTTAGCCTGCCATCGACGTCAATGCGCTCGCAGGCGAACGGCACAGCTGCCTACATGCGCTCCATGAGTCTGAACAACGGAGCCGGATCGGGCGGAGGAGCCGCCGCCACCAAGCGGCAGTTTCAGTCGCAGCTCTCCACCCAGCAAACtcccaccaccagcaccaccctGCCCGCCAAACTGGCCCGCTCCGAGTCCACGCCGGCCTACACGCCACGCGGCAGGCCCCCCAATCACCTCAAAAAACAGTCGATGCAGCTCGATACTGCCATACCCGCCCCGATCTGCAACTACGAACTCAACAAGCCCATTGTCAAGATCGACTACAGCCAcgtgcagatgcagatgccgACGGCGAACCTGTGCACACCGGACGCCTCAGATTCTGGGTCAGGATCGGGCGCCGGATCTGGGGCTTTTAACTTCGACATAGCTGCTCCGGTTATCAATATCGATCTGACGAATATCGTGGCCGGTGGAGCAGCTGGCAGTGGTGTGCCCCCCACCTCTATTGGATTACCATCGGCCACGCCGGGGGACAACAACAATGTGAACCAAATGGCTGGAAAGAGCAGCGCTCCCATCATTCCAAAGGCCACCGCGGCATCAGCGACCCCCACTGAAACCGTTTTCGAATTAGACGAAGACTATGACAATATTTGA
- the LOC27209037 gene encoding uncharacterized protein LOC27209037 — MTSTTNVLSIGNETEELYNKLQKTNNPKAYFEFEFENHMRKLLLNGEKPKELDEESIGRFAATEIMRNGKQYYEFVPDGYKTGVIISGCSFLPKDMVFRVKKKIAKEHWVNENVIQYKKNSMCNIQSIVSECLQEECNDIYQYLCYLNK, encoded by the coding sequence ATGACGTCAACAACAAACGTTTTAAGTATTGGAAATGAAACCGAGGAACTATATAACAAGCTGCAGAAAACAAACAATCCGAAAGCATATTTTGAGTTCGAGTTTGAGAACCACATGCGGAAATTGCTGCTCAATGGCGAAAAACCCAAGGAGCTGGATGAAGAGTCCATCGGAAGATTTGCCGCCACTGAGATAATGAGAAATGGCAAGCAGTACTACGAGTTCGTTCCTGACGGATACAAAACTGGAGTCATCATCAGTGGTTGCTCATTTCTGCCCAAAGACATGGTCTTCCGCGTGAAAAAGAAGATTGCCAAAGAACACTGGGTTAACGAAAATGTAATTCAATACAAAAAGAATTCAATGTGCAACATACAGAGTATCGTATCCGAATGCTTGCAGGAAGAGTGCAATGATATCTACCAATATTTGTGTTATCTTAACAAGtaa
- the LOC27208046 gene encoding uncharacterized protein LOC27208046 has protein sequence MEKEVQQRSHSCKTCQAHVLNISGKVESSQSVSCLENKILSVPDLPVISPKSFPIIMGRILLRSNCPPEPVTKVNLTDFEQNLCFLCMEKPSLGKRVYHMFVTNEMDIEKDYLKVRKTYEKNKDIVIVDQLTLYTLCARSLYHRVQNKLTDVKWNKHRNVFEMKKIGLKDNLNLWNKLYALENEERAKLFNYTKFLSATKS, from the coding sequence ATGGAAAAGGAAGTTCAACAAAGAAGTCATAGTTGTAAAACTTGTCAAGCACATGTGCTTAACATTTCCGGAAAAGTGGAGTCAAGCCAAAGCGTTTCCTGtcttgaaaataaaattctatCGGTTCCTGATCTGCCAGTAATAAGTCCAAAATCATTTCCGATTATAATGGGTAGAATACTATTGAGATCTAATTGCCCGCCGGAACCCGTAACAAAAGTGAATCTAACCGACTTTGAGCAGAATCTGTGCTTCTTGTGCATGGAGAAACCATCGTTGGGAAAGCGAGTGTATCACATGTTCGTCACAAATGAAATGGATATAGAAAAGGACTATCTGAAAGTGCGAAAAACCTACGAGAAAAATAAGGACATCGTAATCGTGGACCAGCTAACACTTTACACCCTTTGTGCGCGATCCTTGTACCACAGAGTTCAGAATAAGTTAACCGATGTCAAGTGGAATAAGCACCGAAATGTTTTTGAGATGAAAAAAATTGGGCTAAAGGACAATTTGAACCTTTGGAACAAGTTGTATGCGCTGGAAAACGAAGAGAGGGCAAAGCTATTTAACTATACTAAGTTCCTAAGCGCAACGAAAAGCTaa
- the LOC27207212 gene encoding cx9C motif-containing protein 4, whose translation MSDTRKDPCKPNACRIQACLTKNHYQEDKCLDVLEAMRQCCLKWHKESLCCSGIDLEKTYLPDASQEKNPIGKSKK comes from the exons ATGTCTGACACGCGCAAGGATCCCTGCAAACCGAACGCCTGCCGCATACAAGCCTGTTTGACCA AGAATCACTACCAGGAGGACAAGTGCTTGGATGTCCTTGAGGCAATGCGTCAGTGTTGTTTGAAGTGGCATAAGGAATCACTTTGCTGCAGTGGAATCGATCTGGAGAAGACTTATCTACCAGACGCATCCCAGGAAAAGAACCCAATCGGCAAGTC GAAAAAATAA
- the LOC27209202 gene encoding uncharacterized protein LOC27209202 gives MNNNSNVLTIGTESTGDLESTKARKEYSVSDLEKHLQKILLNGGKPLANVCDEESVRSFSAKEIKKNGYYYEFGPADKINGWMVSGPAFDAKGILGRLKKVIGKEHWISDNVAKYPKDSRNFIIETVFSTMDEESSDIYSYLCYLNENTKRR, from the coding sequence atgAATAATAACTCGAATGTTTTGACTATTGGCACCGAGAGCACTGGAGATTTAGAAAGCACAAAAGCACGTAAAGAGTACTCTGTGTCTGATTTGGAGAAGCACTTGCAGAAAATTCTACTCAATGGCGGCAAACCATTAGCAAATGTTTGTGATGAAGAATCAGTCAGATCATTTTCGGCGAAAGAAATCAAGAAGAACGGATACTACTACGAGTTCGGTCCGGCTGATAAGATAAATGGCTGGATGGTAAGCGGACCTGCTTTTGATGCCAAGGGCATTCTGGGACGATTAAAGAAGGTGATCGGCAAGGAGCACTGGATATCCGACAACGTTGCTAAGTATCCAAAGGATTCGAGGAACTTCATAATCGAAACCGTTTTCAGCACTATGGATGAAGAAAGCTCAGATATTTACTCGTATTTGTGTTATCTAAACGAAAACACTAAGAGGAGGTGA